In Oleiharenicola lentus, the following are encoded in one genomic region:
- a CDS encoding amidohydrolase family protein: protein MHLIDTHQHLWNLQQFPYAWCAGIPALNRSFLPGDYAAAAAGTGITRTVFVECDVDEPHALAEAQHIQSLASVSPAIAGIVASGRPENENFRTHLEALAQLPKVRGFRRVLHTQPDELSAQSRFIEHVRLLPEFGLSFDLCVLARQLPQAIALVDACPHVSFILDHAGVPDVKGRAFDPWREHLRALAERPNVACKLSGLVAYAGPDWTVADLQPWVEHVIACFGWDRVAWGGDWPVCTLGASLARWVEATRELTAGASESERARLFHRNAERLYRLEVASS from the coding sequence CCTACGCGTGGTGCGCGGGCATCCCGGCGCTGAACCGCAGCTTCCTGCCCGGCGACTATGCCGCCGCGGCCGCGGGCACGGGCATTACGCGCACGGTGTTTGTCGAATGCGACGTGGACGAGCCGCACGCCCTGGCCGAGGCGCAACACATCCAGTCGCTCGCCTCCGTTTCCCCGGCCATCGCCGGCATTGTCGCCAGCGGGCGCCCGGAAAACGAAAATTTCCGCACCCACCTCGAGGCGCTCGCCCAACTGCCCAAGGTCCGCGGCTTCCGCCGCGTGCTGCACACCCAGCCCGACGAGCTCTCGGCCCAATCGCGTTTCATCGAGCACGTCCGCCTGCTGCCGGAGTTCGGTCTCAGCTTCGACCTCTGCGTGCTGGCCCGGCAGCTGCCGCAGGCCATCGCGCTGGTGGACGCCTGTCCGCATGTCTCCTTCATCCTCGACCACGCCGGCGTGCCCGACGTGAAGGGCCGAGCCTTCGACCCGTGGCGCGAACACCTCCGCGCCCTCGCGGAACGCCCCAACGTCGCGTGCAAGCTCAGTGGCCTCGTCGCCTACGCCGGCCCGGACTGGACCGTCGCCGACCTGCAGCCGTGGGTGGAGCACGTCATCGCCTGCTTCGGCTGGGACCGTGTGGCGTGGGGCGGCGACTGGCCGGTCTGCACGCTCGGCGCGTCGCTCGCGCGCTGGGTCGAGGCCACCCGCGAACTCACCGCCGGCGCCAGCGAAAGCGAGCGCGCCCGCCTCTTCCATCGCAACGCCGAACGCCTTTACCGGCTGGAGGTCGCTTCGTCATGA